A genomic segment from Bradyrhizobium sp. CB1015 encodes:
- a CDS encoding methyl-accepting chemotaxis protein yields the protein MTRARLAVAEIGSASSADVLARHLDTLRRSIANATTEIDAALERSRRAEAKQLCREVKVLLEAALKAANELSEARGSAVAEFAAANQIEEAWNKALDKLLASPTVAASQNRLTVEVGLREADALFKAVSAANWHFTAIGEVEQKDRVSGRADAMIRVLKQVRQAASDKDVADGIDALAALAGRYKSATGAAAKAEETKSRIFQEKVLPAATDITTRVDKLVAANNEFMALRQSQLMAALEQTATVSLAVGVLVILVLAGSALFSVLNIARPIRRIGDVLLQLAGGNKAVEIPYTARGDEVGDNARAARTFRDNLIRIEQMEAEQKDQEAAAAARRKQEMIRLAGAFEDAVGGIVNSVSVASQQLESAAGTLSGTAEETEQLSGMVAAASEEASTNVGAVASAAEEMSASVVEIGRQVHDASRIAGEAVKQAERTDARINELLKAAGRIGDVVKLITAIAEQTNLLALNATIEAARAGESGRGFAVVASEVKALAAQTARATDEIGAQIAGMQTATEDSVGAIKEIGATISRISDISTTIAATIEEQSAATAEIARNVSEAAKGTVEVADKIAQVSHGASATGSASTQVLASARSLSTESGRLKSEVAKFLDTVRAA from the coding sequence ATGACCCGCGCACGGCTCGCCGTGGCGGAAATCGGATCCGCATCCTCCGCCGACGTGCTCGCCCGGCATCTCGACACGCTGCGCCGCTCCATCGCCAATGCCACGACCGAAATTGACGCCGCATTGGAGCGATCCCGGCGCGCCGAAGCCAAGCAGCTCTGCCGCGAGGTGAAGGTCCTGCTCGAGGCCGCCCTGAAGGCGGCCAACGAGCTCAGCGAGGCGCGCGGCTCGGCCGTCGCCGAGTTCGCCGCCGCGAACCAGATCGAGGAGGCCTGGAACAAGGCTCTCGACAAGCTGCTTGCTTCACCCACCGTCGCGGCATCGCAGAACCGTCTCACCGTCGAGGTCGGGTTGCGGGAAGCCGACGCCTTGTTCAAGGCGGTCAGCGCTGCGAACTGGCATTTCACGGCAATAGGAGAGGTTGAGCAGAAGGACCGTGTCTCCGGGCGCGCCGACGCCATGATCCGTGTCCTGAAACAGGTCCGCCAGGCCGCCAGCGACAAGGATGTCGCCGATGGGATCGACGCGCTCGCCGCACTCGCCGGGCGCTACAAGTCGGCCACGGGCGCAGCCGCGAAGGCCGAGGAAACCAAGAGCCGCATTTTCCAGGAAAAGGTACTTCCGGCCGCCACGGACATCACCACGCGCGTCGACAAGCTGGTCGCCGCCAACAACGAATTCATGGCGCTTCGGCAAAGCCAGCTGATGGCCGCGCTCGAGCAGACCGCCACGGTCAGCCTCGCCGTCGGTGTTCTCGTGATCCTGGTCCTTGCCGGCTCGGCGCTGTTTTCAGTGCTGAACATCGCTCGGCCGATCCGTCGCATCGGCGACGTGCTGCTGCAGCTGGCCGGCGGCAACAAGGCCGTCGAAATTCCCTATACCGCCCGCGGCGACGAGGTCGGCGACAATGCCCGCGCGGCCCGCACCTTCCGGGACAATCTCATCCGCATCGAGCAGATGGAAGCCGAGCAGAAGGATCAGGAGGCCGCAGCCGCCGCGCGGCGCAAACAGGAGATGATCCGGCTGGCCGGTGCGTTCGAGGATGCAGTCGGCGGCATCGTCAACTCGGTTTCCGTCGCCTCGCAGCAACTCGAATCCGCCGCCGGCACGTTGTCGGGGACTGCGGAAGAGACCGAGCAGCTCTCCGGGATGGTGGCTGCGGCTTCCGAGGAAGCCTCCACCAACGTCGGAGCCGTGGCATCGGCCGCCGAGGAAATGAGCGCATCTGTCGTCGAGATCGGCCGTCAGGTCCATGACGCCAGCCGCATCGCCGGCGAAGCCGTGAAGCAGGCGGAGCGCACGGACGCCCGGATCAATGAATTGCTCAAGGCCGCAGGCCGGATCGGCGACGTCGTCAAGCTGATCACCGCGATCGCGGAGCAGACCAACCTGCTGGCCCTGAACGCCACCATCGAAGCGGCCCGCGCCGGCGAGTCGGGTCGCGGATTTGCCGTGGTGGCGAGCGAGGTCAAGGCGCTGGCGGCCCAGACCGCGCGGGCGACCGACGAGATCGGCGCACAGATCGCCGGCATGCAGACGGCGACCGAAGATTCGGTCGGCGCCATCAAGGAGATCGGCGCGACGATCTCCAGAATTTCGGACATTTCGACGACCATCGCGGCAACCATCGAGGAACAGAGCGCTGCAACCGCCGAGATCGCACGCAACGTCAGCGAAGCCGCCAAGGGCACGGTCGAGGTCGCAGACAAGATCGCCCAGGTCAGCCATGGCGCAAGTGCCACCGGCTCGGCTTCGACGCAGGTTCTGGCATCCGCGCGCTCACTCTCGACCGAGAGCGGCCGCCTCAAGAGCGAGGTCGCAAAGTTCCTCGACACAGTGCGGGCCGCCTGA
- a CDS encoding integrase core domain-containing protein — translation MRDNSYDRTVERNYLQKWRFLISEYEAVKAGRSPLFKRVGDFYRHHGTCSQTFRKYYNRYLQSGEEADLLPRRRGPKWRERREPEGIETEIVAHRKRGMNRYEIHAVLRETRDTVPSPITIYRVLKRYRLNRRTPAMREEKRRIIKDKLGELGHVDLHQLPRDMFLAPPPVTAYIISLIDSCTRLAWAEVLTSKKALPVMFKTLKMINTLNVTYGLVFQEILSDNGAEFAARTKPGEHPFEAMLLELGIKHRYTRPYRPQTNGKVERFWRTLDDDVIDGATFDNLDHFANELFEYLVYYNNHRPHQALAGQTPKAFAATKTTAIQSAN, via the coding sequence ATGCGAGACAACAGCTATGACCGAACGGTTGAACGCAACTATCTGCAGAAGTGGCGTTTTCTGATTTCGGAGTATGAGGCGGTGAAGGCTGGCCGATCGCCGCTGTTCAAGCGGGTCGGCGACTTCTACCGGCACCACGGGACCTGCTCGCAGACGTTCCGCAAGTATTACAATCGCTATCTGCAGAGCGGCGAGGAAGCGGATCTGCTGCCGCGGCGGCGCGGCCCGAAGTGGCGGGAGCGACGCGAGCCGGAAGGGATCGAGACGGAGATTGTCGCCCATCGCAAGCGGGGGATGAACCGTTATGAGATTCATGCCGTCTTGCGCGAAACGCGCGACACGGTACCTTCGCCGATCACGATCTACCGGGTGCTGAAACGCTACCGCCTGAACCGCCGCACGCCGGCGATGCGTGAGGAGAAACGCCGTATTATCAAGGACAAGCTCGGAGAGCTGGGCCACGTCGATCTGCATCAATTGCCGCGCGATATGTTCCTCGCGCCACCCCCGGTCACGGCCTACATCATCAGCTTGATCGACAGCTGCACGCGTCTGGCCTGGGCAGAGGTCCTGACATCCAAGAAGGCGCTGCCGGTCATGTTCAAGACCCTGAAGATGATCAACACCCTCAACGTCACCTATGGGCTCGTCTTCCAGGAAATCCTGTCCGACAACGGCGCCGAGTTCGCCGCCCGCACCAAGCCGGGCGAGCATCCGTTCGAGGCCATGCTGCTCGAGCTCGGCATCAAACACCGCTACACCCGGCCCTATCGGCCGCAGACCAACGGTAAGGTCGAACGCTTCTGGCGCACCCTCGATGACGACGTCATCGACGGCGCGACCTTCGACAACCTCGACCACTTCGCCAATGAACTGTTCGAGTACCTCGTTTACTACAACAACCACAGACCCCATCAGGCCTTGGCAGGACAAACCCCCAAGGCCTTCGCCGCTACCAAGACCACCGCGATCCAATCAGCGAATTAG
- a CDS encoding thermonuclease family protein yields the protein MQFRDRPHSFRPQFGGSPFGRRFSGLVSWMFVVGVVAAVVLTFRHGAHWLVPHETDGRSLDAEIILRQSDNGQGRQPVDVVRTVDGDTFLARMHQQGGRDLVARVRLRGIDAPEMKASCQEELNKAEAATDALRALLGQGGVTISNLGADKYGRVLADVATRRTADVAAALLAGGYVRSYNGGHRDGWCARGWRFW from the coding sequence ATGCAATTCCGGGATCGACCTCATTCTTTTCGGCCGCAGTTCGGCGGCTCGCCGTTCGGCCGGCGCTTCTCCGGACTGGTGTCGTGGATGTTCGTGGTCGGCGTCGTGGCGGCGGTGGTGCTGACCTTTCGGCACGGCGCGCACTGGCTGGTCCCGCATGAAACCGACGGCCGCTCGCTGGACGCCGAGATCATCTTGCGGCAGTCGGACAATGGACAGGGCCGACAGCCCGTCGATGTCGTCCGCACCGTCGATGGCGACACCTTTCTCGCGCGCATGCATCAGCAGGGCGGCCGCGATCTCGTCGCACGCGTTCGCCTGCGCGGCATCGATGCACCGGAGATGAAGGCGTCCTGTCAGGAGGAATTGAACAAGGCTGAAGCCGCGACCGACGCGCTGCGCGCGCTGCTCGGCCAGGGCGGCGTCACGATCAGCAATCTCGGCGCCGACAAATACGGGCGCGTCCTCGCCGATGTCGCGACCAGACGCACCGCCGACGTCGCGGCTGCGCTGCTCGCGGGCGGCTACGTGCGCAGCTACAATGGCGGCCATCGCGACGGCTGGTGCGCGCGGGGCTGGCGCTTCTGGTAA
- a CDS encoding L,D-transpeptidase has product MSMRIAVALAATIAAGVLTSTAAQARPEMVGAHLADYSPGTIVVKTSERRLYLILGNGHAVRYPVGVGKAGKQWAGTTRIDGKYLNPAWAPPAEVKRDKPNIPDVIPGGSPRNPMGVAAMTLAGGEYAIHGTNVPGSIGGFVSYGCIRMLNDDITDLYGRVSVGTTVVVTR; this is encoded by the coding sequence ATGTCGATGAGGATTGCGGTAGCGCTGGCCGCCACCATCGCGGCTGGGGTGTTGACGTCGACGGCGGCGCAGGCGCGGCCGGAAATGGTGGGGGCACACCTGGCCGACTATTCGCCGGGCACCATCGTGGTCAAAACCAGCGAGCGGCGGCTCTATCTCATCCTCGGTAACGGCCACGCGGTGCGCTATCCGGTCGGCGTCGGAAAGGCCGGCAAGCAATGGGCCGGCACGACCAGGATCGACGGCAAGTATCTCAATCCGGCCTGGGCACCGCCCGCCGAGGTGAAGCGCGACAAGCCGAACATCCCCGATGTCATTCCGGGCGGATCGCCGCGCAACCCGATGGGCGTTGCGGCGATGACGCTCGCCGGTGGCGAATATGCGATCCACGGCACCAACGTGCCGGGCTCGATCGGCGGCTTCGTCTCCTATGGCTGCATCCGCATGCTCAACGACGACATCACCGATCTCTATGGCCGCGTCTCCGTCGGCACGACGGTGGTCGTGACGCGCTGA
- the acs gene encoding acetate--CoA ligase, translating into MSEKIYDVPAEWAKRAWVDQAKYKEMYARSISDPNGFWAEQAKRIDWMKAPTKIENVSFAPGNISIKWFEDGILNVAHNCIDRHLPARANQTAIIWEGDDPSQSKHITYKELHDEVCRMANILRTRNVKKGDRVTIYLPMIPEAAYAMLACARIGAIHSVVFAGFSPDSLAQRINDCQSKIIITADEGLRGGKKVPLKANVDAALGKTDGVDWVVVVKRTGGKVDMNPTRDLWYHEAAAMVTTECPLEHMHAEDPLFILYTSGSTGQPKGVLHTTGGYLVYAAMTHQYVFDYHDGDVYWCTADVGWVTGHSYILYGPLANGATTLMFEGVPNYPDNSRFWNVIDKHKVNIFYTAPTAIRALMQGGDEPVKKTSRASLRLLGSVGEPINPEAWEWYHRVVGDDRCPIVDTWWQTETGGILITPLPGATKLKPGSATQPFFGVVPEIVDADGKVLEGETTGNLCLTRSWPGQMRTVYGDHARFEQTYFSTYKGKYFTGDGCRRDADGYYWITGRVDDVINVSGHRMGTAEVESALVAHEKVSEAAVVGFPHDIKGQGIYAYVTLMAGVQPTDELRKELVTWVRKEIGPIASPDQIQFAPGLPKTRSGKIMRRILRKIAEDEPGSLGDTSTLADPAVVDDLVKNRQNKKSA; encoded by the coding sequence ATGTCCGAGAAGATCTACGACGTCCCCGCGGAGTGGGCGAAGCGCGCCTGGGTCGACCAGGCCAAGTACAAGGAGATGTACGCCCGCTCGATCTCGGACCCGAACGGTTTCTGGGCGGAGCAGGCCAAGCGCATCGACTGGATGAAGGCGCCGACGAAAATCGAGAACGTCTCGTTCGCGCCCGGCAACATCTCGATCAAATGGTTCGAGGACGGAATCCTCAACGTCGCCCATAACTGCATCGACCGGCATCTGCCGGCGCGCGCCAACCAGACCGCGATCATCTGGGAAGGCGACGATCCCTCGCAGTCCAAGCACATCACTTACAAGGAGCTGCACGACGAGGTCTGCCGGATGGCCAACATCCTGCGCACCCGCAACGTCAAGAAGGGCGACCGCGTCACCATCTACCTGCCGATGATCCCGGAGGCGGCCTACGCGATGCTGGCCTGCGCGCGGATCGGCGCGATCCACTCCGTGGTGTTCGCCGGCTTCTCACCTGATTCCCTCGCCCAGCGCATCAACGACTGCCAATCCAAGATCATCATCACCGCGGACGAAGGCCTGCGCGGCGGCAAGAAGGTGCCGCTGAAGGCCAATGTCGATGCCGCGCTCGGTAAAACCGACGGCGTCGACTGGGTCGTCGTGGTCAAGCGCACCGGCGGCAAGGTCGACATGAACCCGACGCGCGACCTCTGGTACCACGAGGCGGCGGCGATGGTGACGACCGAATGCCCGCTCGAGCACATGCACGCCGAGGATCCGCTGTTCATCCTCTACACCTCGGGCTCGACCGGCCAGCCCAAGGGCGTGCTGCACACCACGGGCGGTTATCTCGTCTATGCCGCGATGACGCATCAATACGTCTTCGACTATCACGACGGCGACGTCTACTGGTGCACCGCCGACGTCGGCTGGGTGACCGGCCACAGCTACATCCTCTACGGGCCGCTGGCGAACGGCGCGACCACGCTGATGTTCGAGGGTGTGCCGAATTACCCGGATAATTCGCGGTTCTGGAACGTCATCGACAAGCACAAGGTCAACATCTTCTACACCGCGCCGACTGCGATCCGCGCACTGATGCAAGGCGGCGACGAGCCGGTGAAGAAGACCTCGCGCGCCTCGCTTCGCCTGCTCGGCTCGGTCGGCGAGCCCATCAATCCCGAAGCCTGGGAGTGGTATCACCGCGTCGTCGGCGACGACCGCTGCCCGATCGTGGACACCTGGTGGCAGACCGAGACCGGCGGCATCCTGATCACGCCGCTGCCGGGCGCCACCAAGCTGAAGCCGGGCTCGGCGACGCAGCCCTTCTTCGGCGTGGTGCCTGAAATCGTCGACGCCGACGGCAAGGTGCTGGAAGGCGAGACCACCGGCAACCTCTGTCTGACGCGGTCCTGGCCGGGCCAGATGCGCACGGTCTATGGCGATCACGCTCGCTTCGAACAAACTTACTTCTCGACCTACAAGGGCAAGTACTTCACCGGCGACGGCTGCCGCCGCGACGCCGACGGCTATTACTGGATCACCGGTCGCGTCGACGACGTCATCAACGTCTCCGGCCACCGCATGGGCACCGCCGAAGTCGAGAGCGCGCTGGTGGCGCATGAGAAGGTGTCGGAAGCGGCCGTCGTCGGCTTCCCGCACGACATCAAGGGTCAGGGCATCTACGCCTATGTCACCCTGATGGCCGGCGTGCAGCCGACCGACGAGTTGCGCAAGGAGCTCGTGACCTGGGTGCGCAAGGAGATCGGCCCGATCGCCTCGCCCGACCAGATCCAGTTCGCGCCGGGTCTGCCAAAAACCCGCTCCGGCAAGATCATGCGCCGCATCCTGCGCAAGATCGCCGAGGACGAGCCGGGCAGCCTCGGCGACACCTCGACGCTCGCCGATCCCGCCGTGGTCGACGATCTCGTCAAGAACCGGCAGAACAAGAAGTCGGCGTAA
- a CDS encoding DNA topoisomerase IB, giving the protein MMDQQNLGTMRSASADPAAIALAKALGQWPKPSGFRRASPKKTYDTAPAATVEALARELGLRLGDQNELTIRRIKRGKGYSFVRPNGAHIRDARTIRRLHAMAVPPAYREVRYSADPNSHLQAVGRDAAGRLQYRYHADWEKVREQRKAHRLEKLVGALPKIRRKVSAFLSGDEPTREFALSAVIELIARTAIRPGNESYARLNGTRGATTLLKSNVTLEDDCFVLTFKAKGGKAVRKECDAAKLVRAIGILQSVPGKRMFQYRDAYGIVRAVNTTQVNAFLREIAGIKISLKDFRTLMASAVVVESLSRITPANSQRGRKKQVLDAIRAAADQLSNTPAICRKSYVHDTIVTAFEEGILERFAATMKGQRSQARREQLLAQVVATAAV; this is encoded by the coding sequence ATGATGGATCAGCAGAATCTCGGGACGATGCGGTCCGCTTCAGCCGATCCTGCAGCCATTGCCCTGGCCAAGGCCCTTGGACAATGGCCGAAACCGAGCGGTTTCCGGCGCGCGAGCCCGAAAAAGACCTACGACACGGCGCCTGCGGCGACGGTCGAGGCCCTCGCCAGGGAGCTGGGCTTGCGGCTCGGCGACCAGAACGAGCTGACCATCCGCCGTATCAAGCGCGGCAAGGGCTATTCCTTCGTCCGTCCCAACGGCGCGCATATCCGCGACGCCCGCACCATCCGCCGGCTGCACGCCATGGCGGTGCCGCCGGCCTATCGCGAGGTGCGCTACTCCGCCGATCCCAACTCGCACCTTCAGGCGGTCGGCCGCGATGCCGCGGGCCGGCTGCAATATCGCTATCACGCCGATTGGGAGAAGGTCCGCGAGCAGCGCAAGGCGCATCGCCTGGAGAAGCTCGTCGGCGCGCTGCCGAAAATCCGGCGCAAGGTCTCGGCGTTCCTGTCCGGCGACGAGCCGACGCGCGAGTTCGCGCTCTCGGCCGTGATCGAGCTGATCGCGCGCACCGCGATCCGTCCCGGCAATGAATCCTACGCCCGCCTCAACGGCACCCGCGGCGCGACCACGCTGCTGAAGTCCAACGTCACGCTGGAAGACGATTGCTTCGTGCTGACCTTCAAGGCCAAGGGCGGCAAGGCCGTGCGCAAAGAATGCGACGCGGCCAAGCTGGTGCGCGCCATCGGCATTTTGCAGAGCGTTCCCGGCAAGCGCATGTTCCAGTATCGCGATGCCTACGGCATCGTGCGCGCGGTCAACACCACCCAGGTGAACGCGTTTCTGCGCGAGATCGCCGGCATCAAGATTTCGCTGAAGGATTTCCGTACGCTGATGGCGTCCGCCGTCGTGGTGGAATCGCTGTCGCGGATCACGCCGGCGAATAGCCAGCGCGGCCGCAAGAAGCAGGTGCTGGACGCGATTCGCGCCGCCGCCGACCAGCTCTCCAACACGCCGGCGATCTGTCGCAAGAGCTACGTCCACGACACCATCGTCACCGCCTTCGAGGAAGGCATCCTTGAGCGCTTCGCCGCAACCATGAAGGGCCAGCGCTCGCAGGCCCGGCGCGAGCAGCTGCTGGCGCAGGTGGTGGCGACCGCGGCGGTCTGA
- a CDS encoding SRPBCC domain-containing protein, which yields MPEPFIVRRETQIAAPRATVFAYLTDPEKILSWMGSDATTEPYPGGLYLLKGVSPRGGVARGAFREVVPVHRLAYTFGWEGGQEVPPGSSLIEIDLIEQDGGTLLRMTHSGLPNEAQAAAHATGWAHYLERLTIAAAGGDPGPDRGVSGKT from the coding sequence ATGCCCGAGCCGTTCATAGTGCGACGCGAGACCCAGATCGCGGCCCCGCGCGCCACCGTCTTCGCCTACCTCACCGACCCCGAGAAGATCCTGAGCTGGATGGGCTCGGATGCGACCACTGAGCCCTATCCCGGCGGGCTCTACCTGCTCAAGGGCGTCAGCCCGCGCGGCGGCGTCGCCCGCGGCGCCTTCCGCGAGGTCGTGCCGGTGCATCGCCTGGCCTACACGTTCGGCTGGGAAGGCGGTCAGGAAGTGCCGCCCGGCTCGAGCCTGATCGAGATCGACCTGATCGAGCAGGATGGCGGCACGCTGCTGCGCATGACCCATAGCGGCCTGCCGAACGAAGCGCAGGCCGCCGCGCATGCGACGGGATGGGCGCACTATCTGGAGCGGCTCACGATCGCAGCCGCGGGCGGCGATCCCGGCCCGGACCGGGGCGTTTCCGGCAAAACATAG
- a CDS encoding adenylate/guanylate cyclase domain-containing protein — protein sequence MHLSSTLAWLLDAAADCPGADRLLAELGAHLVADGVPLAAGAVTLEVPHPLIAKRTWLWRADSGQVIEALGFAPGGLAPDPPNDAGRRWLRDSARGEVHEDVAGRPDGPLLGWIGPRPFTADEIEQLRQAARFAATPLAVLAARATLRATLDAYLGTRSAERVLAAPLRRDLGETIQAALLYADLRNFTSLSETTPPADVIAALDAWFDRIAGAVHAFGGEVLKFIGDGVLAIFPVLEASPRRACDAALRAAGAAEAGMAYLNKERRAQGLPPLSFGAALHLGEMLWGNIGAANRLDFTAIGPAVNLASRLEGLCKPLGRTVLVSGALAAETEMPLVALGTHELRGIAAPCEVFALPEPQARIS from the coding sequence ATGCACCTCTCCTCGACCCTCGCCTGGCTCCTCGATGCCGCCGCGGATTGTCCCGGGGCCGACCGCCTGCTCGCGGAACTCGGCGCGCATCTGGTCGCCGACGGTGTGCCGCTCGCGGCGGGCGCCGTGACGCTGGAGGTGCCGCATCCGCTGATCGCGAAACGGACCTGGCTGTGGCGTGCCGATAGCGGCCAGGTGATTGAAGCGCTCGGCTTCGCGCCCGGCGGCCTCGCGCCCGATCCACCCAACGACGCCGGCCGCCGCTGGCTGCGCGACAGCGCGCGCGGCGAGGTGCATGAAGATGTCGCCGGACGGCCCGATGGGCCGCTGCTCGGCTGGATCGGACCGCGTCCGTTCACGGCGGATGAGATCGAGCAATTGCGTCAGGCCGCGCGTTTTGCCGCGACGCCGCTTGCCGTGCTCGCCGCGCGCGCCACCTTGCGGGCGACGCTCGATGCTTACCTCGGCACGCGCAGCGCGGAGCGGGTGCTCGCGGCGCCTCTGCGCCGCGATCTCGGCGAGACCATCCAGGCCGCGTTGCTGTATGCGGACCTGCGCAATTTCACGAGCCTGTCGGAGACAACACCGCCGGCCGATGTCATCGCGGCGCTCGATGCCTGGTTCGATCGCATCGCCGGCGCGGTTCACGCCTTCGGCGGCGAGGTGCTGAAATTCATCGGCGACGGCGTGCTCGCGATCTTTCCGGTGCTCGAAGCGTCGCCGCGCCGCGCCTGTGACGCTGCCCTGCGGGCGGCAGGCGCAGCCGAAGCCGGCATGGCGTACCTCAACAAGGAGCGCCGCGCGCAAGGGTTGCCGCCGCTGTCGTTTGGCGCCGCGCTCCATCTCGGCGAGATGCTGTGGGGCAATATCGGCGCCGCCAACCGGCTCGACTTCACCGCGATCGGCCCTGCCGTCAATCTCGCCAGCCGGCTGGAGGGATTGTGCAAGCCGCTGGGCCGGACGGTGCTGGTGTCGGGCGCACTCGCCGCCGAGACGGAGATGCCGCTCGTCGCGCTCGGGACGCATGAGCTGCGCGGCATTGCCGCGCCGTGCGAGGTGTTTGCGTTGCCCGAACCGCAAGCTCGGATATCGTAG
- a CDS encoding EVE domain-containing protein — MAYWLVKSEPSVWSWDQQVAKGAKGEAWTGVRNFTARQNLVNMKKGDKAFFYHSNEGKEIVGIAEIIKEAYPDPTDKTGKFVCVDIKADKPLKTPVTMAAVKAEKKLADMALVKYSRLSVQPVTAEEWKLVCKMGGV; from the coding sequence ATGGCGTACTGGCTCGTGAAATCCGAACCGTCGGTGTGGTCCTGGGACCAGCAGGTTGCGAAGGGCGCCAAGGGCGAGGCCTGGACCGGCGTGCGCAATTTCACCGCGCGCCAGAACCTCGTGAACATGAAGAAGGGCGACAAGGCGTTCTTCTATCATTCCAACGAGGGCAAGGAGATCGTCGGCATCGCCGAGATCATCAAGGAGGCCTATCCCGATCCGACCGACAAGACCGGCAAATTCGTCTGCGTCGACATCAAGGCCGACAAGCCCCTGAAGACGCCGGTGACGATGGCCGCGGTCAAGGCCGAGAAGAAGCTCGCAGACATGGCGCTGGTGAAATATTCGCGCCTGTCGGTGCAGCCGGTGACGGCAGAGGAGTGGAAGCTCGTCTGCAAGATGGGTGGGGTTTAG
- a CDS encoding NAD(P)H-dependent glycerol-3-phosphate dehydrogenase — MTAPQSVAVIGAGAWGTALATVAARAGRKVSLWARNAEHAARIASTRDNPRLPGVRIAPEIVVTSEVALAARADMLLIATPAQHLRGAVNMLASHITKPVPIVACAKGIEHGTHKFMTDVIAEAAPHAQPAILSGPSFADDVARGLPTAVTLAARDEALASSLVQALGSPTFRPYHSTDIRGVEIGGAAKNVLAIAVGIAVGRKLGASAQAALTTRGFAELTRLGRALGARRETLTGLSGLGDLILTCSSPQSRNFALGLALGRGEQPPAGKLAEGEFTAPVLIELAASQNIELPVSEAVASILSGRSTIDAAISALMTRPFKAEE; from the coding sequence ATGACCGCGCCGCAATCCGTCGCAGTGATCGGCGCGGGCGCCTGGGGCACGGCGCTGGCGACGGTGGCGGCGCGAGCTGGGCGAAAAGTGTCGCTGTGGGCACGCAATGCCGAGCATGCCGCGCGGATCGCATCGACGCGTGACAATCCGCGGCTACCTGGCGTGCGGATCGCGCCTGAGATCGTCGTGACGAGCGAGGTGGCGCTCGCCGCGCGCGCGGACATGCTGCTGATTGCAACGCCGGCGCAACATTTGCGCGGCGCGGTCAACATGCTGGCCTCGCACATCACGAAGCCGGTACCGATCGTCGCCTGCGCCAAGGGCATCGAGCACGGCACCCACAAGTTCATGACCGACGTGATCGCCGAGGCCGCGCCGCACGCGCAGCCGGCGATCCTGTCGGGGCCGAGCTTTGCCGACGACGTCGCCCGTGGCCTGCCGACGGCGGTGACCCTGGCGGCAAGGGATGAGGCGCTGGCCAGCAGCCTGGTGCAGGCGCTGGGCTCGCCGACATTCCGCCCCTATCACTCCACCGACATCCGCGGCGTCGAGATCGGGGGCGCGGCCAAGAACGTGCTGGCGATCGCGGTCGGCATCGCGGTCGGACGCAAGCTCGGCGCCTCCGCGCAGGCGGCGCTCACGACCCGCGGTTTTGCCGAGCTCACCCGCCTCGGCCGCGCGCTCGGCGCACGCCGCGAGACGCTCACCGGCCTGTCGGGCCTCGGTGATCTCATTCTGACCTGCTCGAGCCCGCAATCGCGCAACTTCGCGCTCGGACTCGCGCTCGGGCGGGGCGAGCAGCCTCCCGCCGGCAAGCTCGCCGAGGGCGAGTTCACCGCCCCCGTGCTGATCGAGCTCGCCGCTTCGCAAAACATCGAGTTGCCGGTATCGGAGGCGGTCGCATCGATCCTGAGCGGCCGAAGCACGATCGATGCCGCGATCTCGGCGCTGATGACGCGCCCCTTCAAGGCAGAGGAATAA